In one Desulfallas thermosapovorans DSM 6562 genomic region, the following are encoded:
- a CDS encoding SCP2 sterol-binding domain-containing protein, which yields MSLQDIIAGLEAKLNADPSKMAGVTATYQFKLSGEGGGDYNVVFTDGAAQLNQGVADKPDITIAMEAADFKDLIEGKMDAMSAFMTGKLRVEGDMSLAMRLQALLG from the coding sequence GTGAGTTTGCAGGATATCATTGCGGGATTAGAGGCTAAATTAAACGCCGATCCGTCCAAAATGGCCGGTGTCACGGCGACCTACCAGTTCAAGCTGTCCGGCGAAGGCGGCGGTGACTACAATGTTGTTTTCACCGATGGTGCCGCACAACTAAACCAGGGTGTGGCGGATAAGCCCGATATCACCATTGCCATGGAAGCGGCTGATTTTAAAGACCTGATAGAGGGCAAAATGGATGCCATGAGTGCCTTTATGACCGGAAAATTACGGGTTGAGGGTGATATGTCGCTGGCCATGCGCCTGCAGGCGTTACTGGGGTAA